A region of Fimbriimonadaceae bacterium DNA encodes the following proteins:
- the trpE gene encoding Anthranilate synthase component 1 — protein MLASVWVFDTATNVISDRSRPTERHAASIRSSILAIRSAIDIDNDDALTADRIPEMLSLEEFLARAQGDLLIPLVHKVLADLETPLSAYWKVAHDEPYSFLLESVTGGEQLARYSMLGVRPRKLLRTRDREVRVIDRQGEASSTLPPTRDPLDLLREELEGLREVPTQGLPRFTGGAVGMLGYDLVRFFECLPHAPSDDLGTDDLAMMICDSVVVFDHARNSILLIALCQPTAEGYERGCREIERLTTRIQNPLPHMPSRSEQTQLVTSNMTRDKFEADVRRIIDYITAGDGIQMVYSQRFSTPTDCHPVTLYRALRSLNPSPYMYLLRFGDFDLIGASPEILVSLQDREARVRPIAGTRARGMTDEEDRRLAEDLLDDQKERAEHIMLVDLGRNDLGRVCEYGTVTVNELMTIERYSHVMHIVSDVRGRLKSGLDGMDLVRATFPAGTVSGAPKVRAMQIIDELEPTRRGPYAGSVGYFSADGNLDLAITIRTILLKGGTAYVQSGAGIVYDSVPANEFTETENKAMGSLRAIELARSGL, from the coding sequence ATGCTCGCTAGCGTGTGGGTTTTCGACACCGCGACCAACGTGATTTCGGACCGTTCGCGTCCCACCGAGCGGCACGCCGCATCAATCCGGTCTTCGATCCTGGCAATCCGATCGGCAATCGACATCGACAATGATGATGCGCTAACCGCGGATAGAATTCCAGAGATGCTTTCGCTGGAGGAGTTTTTGGCACGGGCCCAAGGTGATCTCCTGATTCCCCTCGTCCATAAGGTTCTTGCCGATCTCGAAACTCCACTCAGCGCTTATTGGAAGGTCGCCCACGACGAGCCGTACAGCTTCCTTTTGGAGTCGGTAACCGGCGGCGAGCAGCTTGCTCGCTATTCGATGCTGGGTGTAAGGCCCCGCAAACTCCTTCGGACCCGAGACCGCGAGGTTCGCGTGATCGACCGCCAAGGTGAGGCATCGTCGACACTGCCACCAACCAGGGACCCCCTCGACCTCCTCCGCGAGGAATTGGAAGGCTTGCGCGAGGTTCCCACGCAAGGGCTTCCCAGATTCACCGGAGGCGCCGTCGGCATGCTCGGGTATGACCTTGTTCGCTTTTTTGAGTGCTTGCCCCACGCTCCATCCGATGACCTCGGAACCGATGATCTTGCGATGATGATCTGCGACTCGGTGGTGGTCTTCGACCATGCTCGCAATTCGATCCTGCTGATCGCTCTCTGTCAACCCACTGCCGAAGGTTACGAGAGGGGGTGTCGGGAGATCGAGAGGCTCACGACCCGGATTCAGAACCCACTCCCCCATATGCCATCGCGAAGCGAGCAGACACAGCTGGTGACGTCGAACATGACGCGCGACAAGTTTGAGGCCGACGTCCGCCGCATCATCGATTACATCACAGCGGGGGATGGCATCCAGATGGTCTACAGCCAGCGGTTCTCAACACCAACCGACTGCCACCCGGTTACGCTCTACCGAGCCCTCCGCTCGTTAAACCCTTCGCCTTACATGTACCTGCTCAGATTCGGCGACTTCGATCTGATCGGCGCCTCGCCGGAGATCCTGGTGAGCCTCCAAGACCGCGAAGCAAGGGTGCGGCCCATCGCCGGCACTCGTGCGCGTGGCATGACCGATGAAGAAGATCGACGGCTTGCCGAGGACCTCCTCGACGATCAGAAGGAGCGCGCCGAGCACATCATGCTCGTCGATCTGGGTCGCAACGACCTGGGGCGCGTCTGCGAATACGGCACTGTCACCGTCAATGAGCTGATGACGATCGAGCGTTACAGCCATGTCATGCACATCGTCAGCGACGTAAGAGGCCGTCTTAAGTCGGGGCTGGATGGGATGGATCTCGTACGGGCGACCTTTCCGGCAGGAACCGTCAGCGGCGCCCCGAAGGTCCGCGCGATGCAGATCATCGACGAGCTTGAGCCAACCCGTCGCGGTCCCTATGCGGGTTCAGTCGGCTATTTCAGCGCGGACGGCAATCTGGACCTCGCCATCACCATCCGCACCATCCTGCTGAAGGGCGGCACCGCCTATGTCCAGTCCGGCGCGGGGATCGTCTACGATTCGGTACCCGCAAACGAGTTCACCGAGACTGAGAACAAGGCGATGGGATCCCTCCGTGCGATCGAGCTCGCCCGCAGCGGTCTCTGA
- the sepF gene encoding Cell division protein SepF: MDDLQTLERPGLFTRLAGFWNRNQDIEEDWDEPMAGSPVARSSTYRYQVTIRRQIVSFQDAVAAADGLKRGEQQILNLTMADMSLREKIKDFMCGVNYAQEGSWEEIGDNIFLLAPAFAMVDVAPASPRMAAARN; encoded by the coding sequence ATGGACGATCTGCAAACCCTCGAACGGCCGGGGCTGTTTACTCGCTTAGCCGGATTCTGGAACCGCAACCAAGACATTGAAGAAGACTGGGACGAGCCCATGGCCGGTTCACCGGTCGCCAGGTCTTCGACCTACCGCTATCAGGTGACGATCCGACGTCAGATCGTGTCGTTCCAAGATGCCGTCGCCGCTGCTGACGGCTTGAAGCGCGGAGAGCAGCAAATTTTGAATCTCACGATGGCGGATATGAGCCTTCGCGAGAAGATCAAGGACTTCATGTGCGGCGTCAACTACGCCCAAGAAGGCTCGTGGGAGGAGATTGGCGACAATATCTTCCTGCTCGCTCCTGCCTTTGCCATGGTCGACGTCGCTCCGGCGTCACCCCGCATGGCAGCGGCTCGAAACTAA
- the ygaP gene encoding Inner membrane protein YgaP, producing the protein MTQQITVQDLERLIDSDPRLTLVDVRSADEYAAGHVPQAMNIPLEEADARINDLGSGPVALLCQSGNRAGMACELLREHHPNLLVVEGGTDAWVQAGKPVVASTAARWSLERQVRFGAGLMVLAGTLLSLLHHPAWISLAIFVGAGLTFAGLTNICGMAFLLAKLPWNRQASPKLKQQVTA; encoded by the coding sequence ATGACTCAGCAAATCACCGTTCAAGACCTTGAACGCCTTATTGATTCTGATCCTCGCCTGACATTGGTGGACGTGCGGTCGGCAGATGAGTACGCAGCCGGCCATGTACCACAGGCGATGAACATTCCTTTGGAGGAAGCGGATGCCCGAATAAACGACCTCGGAAGCGGTCCGGTCGCCCTGCTCTGCCAAAGCGGAAACCGGGCAGGTATGGCTTGCGAGCTGCTACGCGAGCACCATCCCAATCTCTTGGTCGTTGAAGGCGGCACCGATGCCTGGGTGCAGGCCGGTAAGCCGGTTGTTGCGTCAACTGCGGCGCGCTGGTCGCTGGAGCGACAAGTGAGGTTCGGCGCCGGTCTTATGGTGCTCGCGGGAACGCTGCTTTCGCTACTCCACCATCCTGCGTGGATAAGCCTGGCCATCTTCGTCGGTGCGGGACTGACGTTCGCCGGTCTGACCAACATTTGCGGCATGGCGTTTTTGTTAGCCAAGTTGCCGTGGAACCGCCAAGCATCTCCTAAACTAAAGCAGCAGGTGACGGCATGA
- the gloB gene encoding Hydroxyacylglutathione hydrolase: MIIRYFYDLKLAQASYLVGCGATGQAIVIDPLRDIKAYLHMADDLGLTITAVTETHIHADYLSGTRELSAATGAVMYLSDEGGEDWKYEFVADPLVKLVRDGDVIRIGNLSLKVMHTPGHTPEHIVFVLTDHPASELPHSIFTGDFIFVGDVGRPDLLERAASFEGTMVKGARTLFQSLRRLDEFPDSLLLWPAHGAGSACGKSLGGSPVSSLGYERRTNWALLMTSEDKFVDEVLSGQPEPPVYFKEMKFRNKQGPAILGSMPRVSQVALPGDLPIVDVRDGDTVRSGFLPGSIVIPSGGGLTNWSGWMLPYDRPVVLLADSQQQADTAARDMATVGLDIVQGWLHPSAFPAASFRPIPAVPTSELTADDVVLDIRGINEWREVRLGRASHIPLGYLRSRVAELPRDKRIVVHCASGGRAPTGISVLAQEGFNRVAELAGGFDALERDLASELVRA; encoded by the coding sequence ATGATAATCCGCTATTTTTACGATCTGAAACTCGCACAGGCCAGCTATCTGGTCGGTTGCGGCGCGACGGGACAGGCAATCGTGATCGATCCGCTGCGGGATATCAAGGCGTATCTGCACATGGCCGACGATTTGGGGCTGACGATAACTGCCGTCACCGAAACCCATATCCATGCCGATTACCTGTCCGGAACCAGAGAACTCTCGGCAGCCACCGGGGCGGTCATGTACCTGAGCGACGAGGGTGGCGAGGATTGGAAGTATGAGTTTGTCGCCGATCCCTTGGTGAAGCTCGTCAGGGACGGCGATGTTATCCGCATCGGCAACCTGTCGCTCAAGGTTATGCATACGCCTGGTCACACGCCCGAACACATCGTGTTCGTGCTGACCGATCATCCCGCGAGCGAATTGCCCCACTCGATTTTCACTGGCGACTTCATCTTCGTCGGCGATGTCGGGAGGCCCGATCTCCTCGAGCGTGCGGCCAGCTTCGAAGGAACGATGGTCAAGGGGGCGAGGACCCTCTTCCAATCTCTCCGCAGGCTCGACGAGTTCCCCGATTCGTTGCTGTTGTGGCCGGCTCACGGAGCGGGATCGGCCTGCGGCAAATCGCTTGGCGGAAGCCCGGTTTCGTCGCTTGGTTATGAGCGACGGACGAACTGGGCTCTTCTAATGACTAGCGAAGACAAGTTCGTCGATGAAGTCTTATCTGGCCAACCCGAACCGCCTGTTTACTTCAAGGAGATGAAGTTCCGTAACAAGCAGGGTCCAGCGATACTGGGGTCGATGCCCAGGGTGAGCCAGGTCGCTTTGCCGGGCGATCTTCCGATCGTCGATGTTCGTGACGGCGACACCGTGCGGTCGGGATTCCTCCCCGGATCGATCGTGATTCCGAGCGGCGGTGGGCTGACCAACTGGTCAGGCTGGATGCTCCCCTATGATCGCCCAGTCGTACTTCTCGCCGACTCCCAGCAACAGGCCGACACAGCGGCGAGGGATATGGCGACGGTCGGGCTCGACATCGTTCAAGGTTGGCTTCATCCGTCCGCGTTCCCGGCCGCTTCGTTCCGGCCGATACCGGCGGTACCGACTTCGGAGCTAACGGCAGATGACGTCGTCTTGGACATCCGTGGCATCAACGAGTGGCGAGAGGTTCGGCTTGGCCGCGCTTCGCACATCCCCTTGGGATACCTGCGGAGCCGCGTTGCCGAGCTACCCAGAGACAAGCGCATCGTCGTCCACTGCGCATCCGGCGGACGCGCCCCAACTGGGATCTCCGTGCTGGCCCAGGAAGGCTTCAATCGAGTTGCGGAGCTTGCTGGCGGGTTCGATGCCCTTGAGCGGGACCTTGCAAGCGAACTTGTCCGCGCTTAG